TCATCAGAGCTTTCAAAGTTGGCAGGAGAGACAGAAGTGTATTTTCACGTTCCAACGCGAAGCGTCGGCGTGCTGTCATTCCTTGGAAGGCCTCAAGAGAGTGTCTCAAGTCTGCTTCCAGCGTATTTTGCACACGCTGGCGCAACTTGAAACGGACCACGTACAAACTGGACACCATCGTGCCCGCAATAATCAGGGACAACGAAGTTAACAGTAGGACGCGTGTCCGTATCCCCGGGCCGTGCTTTTCAACGGACACAGTATCCTTTCTCATCAGGGAACGAACTTATACCCCGCACCGTAGACCGTTCGCAGATAGCGTGGCTCCGCAGACTCTGGCTCCAGCTTCTGTCTCAACTTCAGGATCTGGTTATCGACCGTTCGCGTGGTGGGGTAGGAGTTATAGCCCCAAACCTCGTTCAACAGGACGTCCCTGCTCAAAACCCTCTCTGCATGCTCCACAAAGTACTTCAGCAACTTGAACTCGTGGGCTGTCAGCGTAATGGAAACCCCTCCCCGGCGCGCTGTCATCTTGGAGAAATCGATCTCGCAATCTCCGAAGCTATAAGTAGTGATCGCGGACGTTTTTTGCCGACGTCGCATAGCAGCCTGCACACGTGCCATCAGCTCCCTCGGGCTGAACGGCTTCGTCACGTAGTCATCCGCTCCCAACTCCAACAGAAGAACCTTGTCCGCAACGTCGGTGATGGCGCTCACGACAATCACTGGCATATCTTCCTGCTCGGACTTGATCGTCTTGCAGACGTCGCGACCAAAGATATTGGGCAGGACCAGATCCAGAACGACTGCGGAGTATCTCCCTGCGCGAAACGCATCCAGACCGGATTGACCATCGCCACAGACTGTGACGTGATAACCCTGCTCACGAAAAACGCGTTGGAGAATTTTCTGCATGCGCGGATCGTCTTCAACGACAAGAATCTGCGTACGGGAATCTGTTTGTAACTCCGTTACATCCATGTCAATTATCAAGCTCCTGCAGATAAAAGTGTCTGCATATCATTCTCTCCTTTAGAGAAGCGACCACAAAGGCAAGCGAGCTGAAATGACAATTTGGTGACAATCGTCAGGCAAATGTCACCGAATTCCCTTACGGAATCTCTCTCCAATCGTTGAATCAAAAAAATATTTCTTCCTACAAGCTCAAAATTAGGGAATATTTTGCCGACTGCGGGTACGTCATTCCTAATCGTCTGCGTTTGCCTTCAGGCCATGATCACAGACAAAGTCCTCTACCGCAAGATCTCGTAGTCTAGCCGTATTGTTTGTCCGTGACATGAAGAGCTCCCATTTGTGTGCTGCATCGTGCACATTTGTCTCCAGATCGAGTTACCCGGAAGCAAAGCCATGAGCGATGTCGGACGACGAATCGAAAGACTTCATCAGATGGTTGATAAACCGATCTGCACTCTTAAGTGCAGAAGTAATGCTATGTCCTCATTTGGTTGCCTCAAAAGTGTTCCCTGAAAGTTGTAATGCTCTTCACAAAAGTTCCCCCCAGGGGAACGAGGGGGGATTCTTTTCCAACCTTAAGTAATCGATTATGACCAAAGAAATAACTTCCGGGGTGTCGCAGTGCTTGGTCTGAAAAATCGGTTTAATCTTTCCTCTTTGTATCGGTTTTCGCCCTTTGGCCATAAGTTTCAGCGGCTTGCACTCTTCGCTTTGGCTGGCGCACTAAGCGCGACCGGATATGGACAGACCGTAACTGACTTTGGCGCAGCCATTCCAGTTTCCACGGGAACCACCACGCTGACCGTTCAGGTTCCCTTTCAGACGGGCGGGCAGGCTTCATCCATTCGAGTCGTTACAGCGGGTCTCGCAGACAAAGACTTCACAACAAGTGACGAGGGAACTTGCGCTACGGGAACCTTCCTTGCGGGACAGAGTTGCTCCATCTCAGTCACCTTCTCTCCCAAGGCTCCCGGCGAACGCGTTGGCGCGGTCGTTCTTATGAACGGCGGTACGGTTCTCGGAACCCAGTTGCTGCACGGAAGCGGCAAAGGTTCGGTTGGAGTTTTTCTTCCTGGCACTGTTTCAACGGTGGCCGGTAACTCCAGTTTTAACTATGCTGGCGACGGCGGCGACGCGCGCTCGTCTCCTATCTTCATTCCAAGTGGCGTAGTTGTCGATCCCGCCGGAAACATATATCTCAGCGATACCAACAACAACCGCGTCCGCAGGGTGGACGCGGTAACCCATGTCATCACCACAGTCGCTGGAGATGGCACCACTGGAGTGACCGGAGACGGTGGCCCGGCAGTGAGCGCCCCGGTGAATTACCCCACCGCCCTCGTACTGAACGGAGCAGGCGATCTCTATATCGCAGACACAAGGAATAATGCGATCCGCAAATTGACCCTGGCCACGGGTATTCTCAGCACCATTGCCGGTCGGCTGGGCGTCCCAGGATCTTCGGGTGATGGAGGCTCCGCCACCTTGGCTACGTTGAACGCTCCCGGTGGACTTGCGATGGATGCAGCTGGCTTTCTTTACATTGCGGACACTGGTAATGACACGATTCGCAGGATAGACCCTTCGACCGGCATGATTACTCTTTTTGCTGGCATACCGACGGTTGCCGACTTCGCGGGCGATGGTGGTCCCGCCTCGGCAGGTCGATTCAATAACCCCCTGGGTCTCGCCATCGACTCCGGTGGCAGTCTCTATATTGCAGACCAGGCGAATCATCGCATCCGCATGATAACCGCAGGCGGCAGCCTGTCCACAGTAGCCGGTACAGGGGTGCCCAGGTACAATGGCGATGGTGGCCTGGCAGTCGCGGCACAACTCCAGCAGCCAGCAGCCGTCGCAGTGGACGTAGCAAGAAACCTTTATATCGCCGACTCCAACAACCACCTCGTACGCAAAGTGAGCTCGACCACCGGTCTGATCTCGAGCATCGTCGGCATCCCCGGGGCCGCAGCCTACAGTGGGGACAACGGACCGGCGAACGTGGCCAAGATCAATGGACCATATGCCCTTGCACTCGATTCTGCGGGCGATCTCTACTTTGCCGACCTTCTCAATAACCGCATCCGGAAAGTCAGCAATTCCTATGCGACGCTGCAATATACTCCCATCCGTGTTGGACGCACTTCGGCACCTCAAAGCCAAACCTTTGAGAATGATGGAAATGACTCGCTCATCTTCACCGCGATTGCTCCGGATGCTGACTCTGCAACAGACCCGGGCACAACCTCCTGCGCGATCGTTACTCCGCTCGACAAGAATGACACCTGCGTCGTGGGGGCCGAATTCAAGCCCCAGACCGTTGGCGCCGTCGTAACCGCAGAGATTCAGCTCCAATCGAACGCTTCAAACTCCCCTGGGATCATTCACCTTTCAGGTGAGGCGGACGCTCTTGAACCTACGACGGTCGCCCTCCAGACGAGCGGCTCTCCTTCGGCCTTGGGTGCCGCTATCACCTTTACAGCGACTGTCAAGATTACGAGTGGTGTAGGTACGTCTCCTGTGGGAACCGTAACTTTCCTGGATGGCACTACACAGATCGGCACCGGAACTTTAAACGGTACCGGAGTCACGACCTTCACCACCTCAGCGCTCGCCCTCGGAAGCCACGACATTACGGCCCACTACGGTGGCGATACCCAGAACGCGCCGAGCACCTCGGCTGTTCTCACCCAGATAGTCAAGCAAGGACCCAGCGTCGTTCTTACCGCGAGTCCGAATCCTTCGCTGGTAGGAGACAGCGTCCTGTTTTCAGCAAAGGTCACGACCTCCACCATCCAGCCTTCAGGACTCGTCGCCTTCAAGGATGGCGCCACATCCATCGGCAGTGGAAGCCTGAATGGAAGTGGTGTTGCTACCTTTGCGACGACAGCCCTCGTGGCCGGATCGCACTCGATTACTGCGTCCTATGTCGGCGATGCGAATACTCTCTCCGGAACTTCCGTCGCCGTCACGCAAGTGGTCAATAAATGGACGACAACGACGACGCTCACTTCATCCGCAACGCCTTCAGATATAGGAACGCCGGTGACCTTCACCATTACGGTGACGCCGACCAGCACCACAACCCCCACCGGTTCCGTGACGCTGCAAGACGGGGCGGCCACAATAGCCACCCAGCCTCTTGTAAACGGAGTTGCAACATTCACCACCAGCACGCTCACGGTGGGCTCCCATCTCCTGGTCGCCCGCTTTCCCGGAGACGCAACGAACGACGTCAGTGGTTCAAGCACGTTCACTCAGGTGGTTCGTCAGATTGCGACCGGCACCGCTCTGACCTCGTCTCCTAATCCCTCCGCAGGCGGCGCGACCGTTCGATTCACGGCCACGGTGACTGCGGCGACCAACGCCATTGCTGGCGCGATCAACGGCACAGTAACGTTCAAGGAGGGCCCAACAGTCCTCGGAACCGGCACTCTCTCGACGGGCGGCATCGTTACACTGGACGTCAGCACCCTCACCGTAGGCACACATCAGGTGATTGCGACGTATTCGGGAAACACGAATTACGCGACCAGCAGTTCTTCTACCTTGAACCAAGTGGTTCAACTTGCAACGACCACCGTTGCCTTGACTTCCAGCGTGAATCCGTCGATCGCTGGGAGCAGCATTACGCTCACGGCGGTTGCTTCGGGAACGGGTGGTATTCCTACCGGAGCGATTACCTTCTTCGATGGAACTCTTAATCTCGGCACGATCAACCTCAATGCTTCGGGCCAGGCAAACCTTACCCTCTCGAACCTCTCCACAGGCTCACATTCCATTACCGCCTCTTACGCTGGGGATACGAAGGACAACCCCAGTATTTCGTCTCCCCTTATCCAGGTTGTCAAGCAGGCCACCACTGCGCTCACGTTGACCACCAGCGGAAGCCCCGCCTTCCTCGGCACTCAGGTCACCTTCATCGCTACATTGAGCAGTAATGGAACCATTCCCGCCGGCCAGATCGTGCTCACGGAAGGTGCAACCGTTCTCGGAACAACCACCATGAGCGCAACCGGCGTCGCACGCTTCATGCTGAATACGCTGACTGCGGGATCGCACAACCTAGTGGCTTCATACGCAGGGGACGTCGATCACACCGCGAGCAACTCGGCAGTTCTGATCCAGGTCATGCAGGCTGCCACCTCCTCCGCTGCAATCTCCTCCAGCCAGAACCCGTCTACCTTTGGTGATTCGATCTCCTTTACTGCGATCATTAGCGGCACAGGAACACAGACCACAGGCAATGCCGTCTTCCTCGATGGTGGCGCAACGATAGCAACTGTTCCACTCAATGGATCTGGTATCGCGGTCTTCACCACCTCGACGCTCGCCATCGGTTCGCACACGATCTCGGTCAACTACGCAGGCGATGCGACGCATTCGGGAGCAGCGCCCGCGTCCTTGATTCAACATGTCCTCCAGGCAACGAGCACTGCGGTTGTTTCCAGTCAGAATCCGGCTCTTGTGGGAGCAACGGTACGCTTCACCGCAACGGTGACCGGCGTGAGCGGAACGGTGCCGACGGGGACAGTAACGTTCACAGATGGTGCAACGACTCTTGGCAGCGCAGCTCTGAATGCTGCGGGTATCACCGTCCTGGATGTCTCTACCCTGGGTGCCGGGACGCATCTCATCGCGGCGACTTATTCTGGCGACGCGAATGACAAGGTCAGCACCTCTCCCGCACTTTCGCAGGCCATCAACACCGCCGACACCACCGTAACCATCAGTTCGAGCGCGAATCCATCCGTCGTCGGCACACCCGTAACCTTCACCGCTCTGATCGTAAGTACCGGTAAGTCTGCGAACGGCCCCGTAAGCTTCCTCGACGGCTCGACTGTTCTCGGCAACGTGACCGCCGTGAATGGAAAAGCTACCTTCACAACGAGCGCGCTTATCGCCGGTCAGCACGCCATCATCGCCCGCTACGGCGGAGATAGCGGAACCCAGGTAAGCACCTCCAACGTGTTGCTGCAGGTCGAACAACAGACCACCACCGCCTCGCTCAGTTCCGATACAAACCCGGCACTTACCCTGCAGGCCATCACTCTGACTGCCACCGTGGCTGGCGGAGCGAATGCTACCGGTGTCATCACCTTCAGAGACGGTACGGCGATCATCGGCAGTGTTGCACTGAATAACGCAGGAACTGCATCTCTCGTCCTTCCCTCTTTGAGCGCGGGCACACACAGTCTCTCCGCGAGCTACGGTGGAGACAACTACAACCTGCCCTCAACAACGAATGGCGTCTCTGAAGTCGTGCAGCTGCGCTCCACGACGATTTCCACGACCGCATCGTCCAGTAGTTATCTCGCAGGCCAGCAGGTAACGCTCGTCGGTGTTGTCCACTGGACCGGACCTGTTACACCAACCGGCACGGTCACCTTTACCTCTGGCGGCGCAACGCTTGGCACAGTGCAGGTTTCGACCGCTGGAGCAGCAACGCTGATCTTCTTCCCTCAGAATGGTTCCTACAACATTGTGGCGACCTACAACGGTGATTCGGTCTACTCACCCTCCACCGCGGCGTCCTACACGATCACCGCTGGCGCTTCTACTACCTTCAGCATCACGGCGAATCCTACAACGATCTCTGTTACGAGCGGAGATCACGTTGGAGTCGACGTCACGATTGTGGCTTCGAAGAGCTTTACGGACACACTCGCTTTCGGTTGCCTGGACATGCCGCTCGATGCGACCTGCACCTTCGACAAAACCAGCATGGATGTCACAGGCGGAGGGACAAATACGATTCACCTCGTATTTGACACCGGCAACCCACTCGGTGCCGGGGCAACGGCGAAGTTGACTCAAAGACACGTATCGCGTGTCGCGGAAGCCGGTATGCTTCTTCCCTTCGCTGCACTTCTGGGGTTCCTTCTCTTCACTTCGCGCAGACGTCGTAGCTTACCGGCTCTTCTCTCTCTCGCCGTTCTCATCCTCGCAGGACTTGGTGTAACGGGATGCGCCAACAAACTGCAGATGAGCACCACACCCGCAGGAACATATACGGTTCGTATCATGGCCTCAGGTCTCCATACCACTGCCAGCCAGATCGCCGATCTGTCCGTAACGGTGCGCTAAACGTGCAAGATCAAGGAACAAACTTGAAGACCCTTCTCTGCAATCTCTTACTTCTACTCTGCGGAAGCCGCCTGTTCGCTCAGGCGGCTCCCGCAGGCGTAGGACCCGGCACTTCTGTCAGCATCGGTGGAGGCGTCGCCCTGTACAAGCTGCAGTATGGCGAACGATGGCTCGGGGGAGCCCAGGGATGGGTAGATGCAAACCCCTATTGGTGGCTTGGCGTTGAAGGTGAGGCCCGTTGGCTGCGCTATCACCAGGACGAAAATACGCACGCGACAACGTATTTGATTGGTCCCCGCGTATCGCTTCGCCCCGGCAATCTTGAGCCGTACGTCAAGCTTCTCGCGGGCGCTGGACAGTTCAACTTCCCTTTCAACTACGCGAAGGGTACCTATCTGGTCGTCGCCGGCGGCGCTGGTGTTGACCTGCACCTCGGCGACCGGTGGAAAGTTCGGGCCATCGACATCGAATACCAGACTTGGCCGCAGTTTACCTTTGGCACGATGAAATCCTACGGCGCATCGGTCGGCATCAGCTACAACATCCTGGGACGTACGACAAAGCTCAGTCGCTAGAGATTTCGCTCGCTCAATCGAGATCGTGCAGCCCTTTGATGGCCTTATATAAAACGCGTGGATCGTATTGCCCCTTGTAGACCGCGGGCGGTTTGCGGTCGATATCAAGAAGACCGTACGCGGCACTCGCAGCGCTGCGTACGGAATACTCCACCGTAAACACTACGTCGTCAGGTTGTTCGCAAAACTGACCGGTAAAGGCAAGGTTCTTCCATCCCTTGGGAAGCACCTCGGGTCGGTCACCCTTTTCGCGCCGCAGGAACTGGCTGGTTATGAAGGGCATCATGCAAGGAATGGTCCTCGAATTCGCAAGAATACTCTTCTGCTGTTCTTCTGAAATGTGCAGGTGACCGAGGATCTCGGTAAAGATCTCCGCCCCCGAACAATCCTGCATAGGCTTAGGAACGAAGTTGCCGGGCTTATCGACATAGAGACCATAACCCCAGAAGACCTGTACATCTTCTGGCTGACCGATGAAGTGGGGTTGTGCAGGAATCACGATCGAGCAGAGCCAGTTGGAATCTGCGAAGGTAACAAGTCCGCCTTCGCCGGGGACATTTCCTGTCATGCTGCGAACCAATTCTAAAAAATCTGGGTCGTAGAGCGTCGTCGTAATCGAGATCCACTTTGATTCGTCAATGTGATCGGTAAATACTGCAGGCTTGCCGAACTCAGGTCTGCTGGCCGCAATCTTCTCCCACAGAGTCCAAGACCCTCCGTCTTTCTTGCTTTTCACTACGGCCGCTGTGCCATTTGATCCCAAGGCTGAAGCCTCCGTCATCGATCCAAGCGTGACGATAACGAGGTCGTGCGAACGTACCTCGACGGTCTCCAGCTTACCTTCCGCTGTATAAATAATTTTCTCCACGAAGCCTTCTGCATCGATGTCTTTACGCAGCACCAGTTCCTCGACTTTCGATTTCAGAAGAAACTTCACATTCCGCTCAATCAGAAACCGTTCCAACGGCCGCACTAAAGAATCGTACTGATTGAAGACTGTTCGCATGATCCCGTGTAGCTGGTTGAAGCCCTGGACCATGTGTGTGAAGCGCACGAGGTAGCGCTTGAACTCTACCGCGCTGTGCCAGGGCTGGAAAGCGAAGGTCGTACACCACATCAGCCAGAAGTTGGTTTGGAGGAACTCTTCGCCCATCTGGTCGGCAATGCTGGTCCTTCCAAGCAGCCCCTCGGGCTCTGCAATAAGCCACTCGATCTTCAGAATGTTCTTTTCGCTCAGACCGAACTCGGGAGCGTTGATGGGCTGTCCATCCCGCACCAGACGCGCATGGGAGTGAGTCTTGATGACCTCGTTCCACTCGAAGATCTCCTGCGTCACCGTCTTGCTACGATCCAGTGTCGGCACGGCGGAAAATAGATCATAGGTGCAAAGGTACTTCGACTCCATCATGCGCCCGCCCCGAAGAACGTATCCTTCCTCCGGCGATCCTGCACCATCGAGGCTTCCGCCGAGCCGATCGAGTTCTTCATAAATCGTGATGTTCTTGCCCAGCACACCTCCGTCGCGAATTAAGAAAGCTGCGGCAGCCAGCGATGCGATGCCACCGCCCACAAGATAGACTTTCGTGTCGGAACGATCTGTGTTGCGCGCGCGCTCCCGCTTCTGTATATCGTTCATCTCGGACATGCGGTGCCCTCCCTGGTGTACTTTCAATCTCACAAATGATGGCATCTTACAGCGAAAAGCAAATTCAACGTATAGCGTTAACTATACGTTCAAGCATGAACATATGGCTTCAGACGCGCTTGTGCCTGAATAGAGGACCAACCACCATCATCTCGACTGGCTAGACTTGAAGCTTTCCGTGTAATTACACTGATATAAGACTATCGATCTGCCTTGGAGTCAGTAACTACGATGAAGCCCAACCCCGGTGATCCTGGTTGTACCTGCTACCGCTTACGGCAGTCTGCACGTATCGTGTCCAGGACCTATGACACGTTTCTTGCGCCTTGCGGCATCAGCATCGGTCAGTTTGGATTGCTTATCACGCTTTCTGCCATGAAGGGAGAGTCCATCTCGTCGTTGGCAGAGGTTTTGCAGATGGATCGGACCACCCTGACGCGCAACCTAATTCCGTTGCAAAAACTTGGATATATCTCCGTGGAACAAGCATCAGACAAACGGGCACGATCACTCAGCCTGACAGTAACCGGACAAAAAACCTTGACTGTAGCCAGGCCGAAGTGGAAGGCTGCTCAGCGCAGTCTAGAAAAAAAAGTTGGAAAAGCAGAGGTCAATCTGCTCAACGTGACACTAGAAAATACGCTTCTTCACTTACAGAAGTGACTGATGTGCGCTCGCAGGAAAGGAACACTGTATGAAAGAACAGCGTCGTGTTGTTGTAACCGGAGTCGGACTCGTCAGTCCGGTGGGCATTGGCACAGAAGAAACCTGGAGCGCCCTACTTCGTGGTGAATCGGGTGTCGCTCCTATCCAGCTCTTTGACGCGTCACGTTTCAGCTGCCGCTTTGCTGGCGAAGTAAAGGACTTCTCACCGGAGAAGTATATCGACCGCAAAGACATCAAGAAGATGGGCCGTTTTATCCAGTTTGCTATGGCTGCGGCAGAGTTCGCCATGAAGCAATCGGGTCTGCAGGTGACGGAAGAAAACGCTGAGCGCGTAGGCGTCTATGTTGGAAGCGGGATTGGCGCCTTTGAGGTGATCGAGCGAGAGCATTCCAAGCTCCTCGCCGGTGGACCCGATCGCGTCTCGCCGTTCTTCATCAACGCAACAATCGCCAATCTGGCCTCTGGACAGATATCTATTAAGTACGGCGCTGCCGGCCCGAACCTTACGTGCTCCACAGCCTGTACAACAGGCGCACACGGTATAGGAGAAGCCTGGCACATCATCCGTCGCGGGGATGCGGACGTGATGATCTGCGGAGGCAGTGAGGCCGCCGTTACTCCCCTCTCCGTTGCAGGCTTCGCCGCAATGCGTGCGCTTTCCACGTGCAACGAAAGTCCTCAGACTGCATCGCGTCCCTGGGACACGCAGCGTGACGGCTTTGTTGTCGGCGAAGGTGCTGGAGTGTTGGTTCTTGAGGAGTTGAGCCATGCACAGGCCAGAGGAGCTACCATCCTTGCGGAGCTTGTAGGTTATGCTGCGAACTCAGATGCCTTTCACACCAACGCGCCGCCGGAAGACGGCCGCGGTGTAAGACGCGTCATGCAACTCGCCCTGGCAAGCGCTGGGCTTGAACCTTCTGCGATTGGATACCTCAACGCCCATGCCACATCCACGCCTCTCGGAGACCGCGCAGAGGCCCAGGCCATCGCCGATACCTTCGGAGAACACGCAAAGACGCTCTTGGTCAGTTCGACGAAATCTATGACCGGCCATCTCCTCGGAGGCGCTGGTAGTCTGGAAGCCGGGATCACAGTGCTAGCACTCCGTGATCAGATGGCTCCTCCGACAACGAATCTGGAAGAACTGGACGAGCGTTGCCAACTGAACCTGGTGCGCGACAAAGGTATGCCCGTACCCATGCAATTCGCCATGACAAACTCCTTCGGCTTTGGTGGAACGAACGCCTCACTGATCTTCCGAAAGTGGTAATGCAGATAGCTCTCAGCAAAAGATCGAGAAGCAAAGGTAGCGCAAACCTTATTTTGCGCATGCCAATCGCTGCGTCGCGAGCGTAGGATTTCGGAGCGCAACTTTCAATCGAACAAGACAACGTGAACTCGTTCGAGGAGAATTGCTCAGCCCAAAATCTACCTCGGAGAAGCATATGGAACATCACGGCACCAATCGTAGAGACTTCCTCAAGCTTGGAAGCGCAGCAACGGCTGTCACTGCCATCTCGTGGAATGCAAGTAGCTATGCCGCTATTCCTGGAGCGAATGACCGCGTTCGAGTGGGAATCGTCGGTTGTGGAGACAGGATGAAGCAGGCCCTGATTCCCTCCTTCCAGCAACACGCCAAAGACAAAAACTTCGAGTTTGCGGCGGTCTCCGATATCTGGAATCGCCGCCGCGACGAAGGTGTTGCTTACGTGCAAAAAATCTGCGGAAACACCATCGCCACCGCCCGCAATAACGAAGAGCTCTACGACCGCAAAGATATCGATGCCGTCCTGATCGCCACCGCCGACTTTCAGCACGCGCAGCATGGGGTACAAGCCGTACGTGCTGGGCGGGACGCTTACTGTGAAAAGCCTCTCGCCGATACCATCGAAGACGCACACGCGATTCGAGAGGCCGTAAAGCAGACGGGCAAGGTCTTTCAAGTAGGCACACAGCGTCGCAGCACCCCCAGTTATCAGAAGGCATACGAATACATCCGTTCAGGCCAGTTCGGCGACATCAATATGGTGGAAATGACCTGGAATGTGAACCAGCCCGGACGCTGGCGTCGCCCCGATGTAGTTCCCTTATTGAAGGAGCAGGACACGGACTGGAAACGCTACCTTCTCAACAAGCCCTACCAGGCCTTCGATGCACGCAAGTATCTTGAGTTCCGTCTCTTCTCGCCTTTCTCCTCCGGCATTCCGGACCAGTGGCTAGTCCACCAGATTGATACTGTTCATTGGTTCAGTGGATATCCTCATCCTCGCAGCGTCGTGGCCAACGGAGGCATCTACCAGTGGCATGACGGTCGCACAAACTGGGACACACTAACTGCGGTCTTCGACTACGGCCCTCTGGACGATCTGACGAAAGGCTTCCAGGTGGTCTACTCTTCGCGTCAGACGAACTCCGCCGGTGGCATCAAGGAGCTCTACTACTCCAATGCCGGCATGTTGGATATGGACAAGCAACGCGTCAGTCCCGAAGGCGGCCTTACGGCCAGATCTGCTGCGGAGATGAAGATGCAGCCCAACCAACTCAAGAGCTTTGCTCTGAGCGAAAATGTCGCCGCAGCAGAGACCTCTGCGAACACCGGGGCCGATCCTATGACCTCCGCCAACATGCTCAATTGGATGGAGTGCGTTCGCTCTCGCAAAACACCAAACGCCAGCATCGACGCGGGCTACAGCCACTCACTTGCTCTCTGCATGACGGTCGCTGCCATGAAGACCGGACAGCGCGTCACCTTCGACGACAAGACACAGCAACTCGTCATTGGAGGGAAAAAAGGTGCATAGAAAAGTGCATAGATGGATCGTCTTTACCCTTCTTACCTTAGGCCCAGTCTCGCTCTTTGCCGCTGACAAGAAAGCTTCGTTGGGTGTCCAGGTGACGCCCAATGAAGCGCAACGGCGCGTGGATGTCACGATCGACGGCAAGCCCTTCACTTCCTATGTATGGCCAACCTCGCTCAAGAAGC
This genomic stretch from Terriglobus saanensis SP1PR4 harbors:
- a CDS encoding oleate hydratase, whose translation is MSEMNDIQKRERARNTDRSDTKVYLVGGGIASLAAAAFLIRDGGVLGKNITIYEELDRLGGSLDGAGSPEEGYVLRGGRMMESKYLCTYDLFSAVPTLDRSKTVTQEIFEWNEVIKTHSHARLVRDGQPINAPEFGLSEKNILKIEWLIAEPEGLLGRTSIADQMGEEFLQTNFWLMWCTTFAFQPWHSAVEFKRYLVRFTHMVQGFNQLHGIMRTVFNQYDSLVRPLERFLIERNVKFLLKSKVEELVLRKDIDAEGFVEKIIYTAEGKLETVEVRSHDLVIVTLGSMTEASALGSNGTAAVVKSKKDGGSWTLWEKIAASRPEFGKPAVFTDHIDESKWISITTTLYDPDFLELVRSMTGNVPGEGGLVTFADSNWLCSIVIPAQPHFIGQPEDVQVFWGYGLYVDKPGNFVPKPMQDCSGAEIFTEILGHLHISEEQQKSILANSRTIPCMMPFITSQFLRREKGDRPEVLPKGWKNLAFTGQFCEQPDDVVFTVEYSVRSAASAAYGLLDIDRKPPAVYKGQYDPRVLYKAIKGLHDLD
- a CDS encoding outer membrane beta-barrel protein; translated protein: MKTLLCNLLLLLCGSRLFAQAAPAGVGPGTSVSIGGGVALYKLQYGERWLGGAQGWVDANPYWWLGVEGEARWLRYHQDENTHATTYLIGPRVSLRPGNLEPYVKLLAGAGQFNFPFNYAKGTYLVVAGGAGVDLHLGDRWKVRAIDIEYQTWPQFTFGTMKSYGASVGISYNILGRTTKLSR
- a CDS encoding Ig-like domain repeat protein, whose protein sequence is MYRFSPFGHKFQRLALFALAGALSATGYGQTVTDFGAAIPVSTGTTTLTVQVPFQTGGQASSIRVVTAGLADKDFTTSDEGTCATGTFLAGQSCSISVTFSPKAPGERVGAVVLMNGGTVLGTQLLHGSGKGSVGVFLPGTVSTVAGNSSFNYAGDGGDARSSPIFIPSGVVVDPAGNIYLSDTNNNRVRRVDAVTHVITTVAGDGTTGVTGDGGPAVSAPVNYPTALVLNGAGDLYIADTRNNAIRKLTLATGILSTIAGRLGVPGSSGDGGSATLATLNAPGGLAMDAAGFLYIADTGNDTIRRIDPSTGMITLFAGIPTVADFAGDGGPASAGRFNNPLGLAIDSGGSLYIADQANHRIRMITAGGSLSTVAGTGVPRYNGDGGLAVAAQLQQPAAVAVDVARNLYIADSNNHLVRKVSSTTGLISSIVGIPGAAAYSGDNGPANVAKINGPYALALDSAGDLYFADLLNNRIRKVSNSYATLQYTPIRVGRTSAPQSQTFENDGNDSLIFTAIAPDADSATDPGTTSCAIVTPLDKNDTCVVGAEFKPQTVGAVVTAEIQLQSNASNSPGIIHLSGEADALEPTTVALQTSGSPSALGAAITFTATVKITSGVGTSPVGTVTFLDGTTQIGTGTLNGTGVTTFTTSALALGSHDITAHYGGDTQNAPSTSAVLTQIVKQGPSVVLTASPNPSLVGDSVLFSAKVTTSTIQPSGLVAFKDGATSIGSGSLNGSGVATFATTALVAGSHSITASYVGDANTLSGTSVAVTQVVNKWTTTTTLTSSATPSDIGTPVTFTITVTPTSTTTPTGSVTLQDGAATIATQPLVNGVATFTTSTLTVGSHLLVARFPGDATNDVSGSSTFTQVVRQIATGTALTSSPNPSAGGATVRFTATVTAATNAIAGAINGTVTFKEGPTVLGTGTLSTGGIVTLDVSTLTVGTHQVIATYSGNTNYATSSSSTLNQVVQLATTTVALTSSVNPSIAGSSITLTAVASGTGGIPTGAITFFDGTLNLGTINLNASGQANLTLSNLSTGSHSITASYAGDTKDNPSISSPLIQVVKQATTALTLTTSGSPAFLGTQVTFIATLSSNGTIPAGQIVLTEGATVLGTTTMSATGVARFMLNTLTAGSHNLVASYAGDVDHTASNSAVLIQVMQAATSSAAISSSQNPSTFGDSISFTAIISGTGTQTTGNAVFLDGGATIATVPLNGSGIAVFTTSTLAIGSHTISVNYAGDATHSGAAPASLIQHVLQATSTAVVSSQNPALVGATVRFTATVTGVSGTVPTGTVTFTDGATTLGSAALNAAGITVLDVSTLGAGTHLIAATYSGDANDKVSTSPALSQAINTADTTVTISSSANPSVVGTPVTFTALIVSTGKSANGPVSFLDGSTVLGNVTAVNGKATFTTSALIAGQHAIIARYGGDSGTQVSTSNVLLQVEQQTTTASLSSDTNPALTLQAITLTATVAGGANATGVITFRDGTAIIGSVALNNAGTASLVLPSLSAGTHSLSASYGGDNYNLPSTTNGVSEVVQLRSTTISTTASSSSYLAGQQVTLVGVVHWTGPVTPTGTVTFTSGGATLGTVQVSTAGAATLIFFPQNGSYNIVATYNGDSVYSPSTAASYTITAGASTTFSITANPTTISVTSGDHVGVDVTIVASKSFTDTLAFGCLDMPLDATCTFDKTSMDVTGGGTNTIHLVFDTGNPLGAGATAKLTQRHVSRVAEAGMLLPFAALLGFLLFTSRRRRSLPALLSLAVLILAGLGVTGCANKLQMSTTPAGTYTVRIMASGLHTTASQIADLSVTVR
- a CDS encoding response regulator transcription factor translates to MDVTELQTDSRTQILVVEDDPRMQKILQRVFREQGYHVTVCGDGQSGLDAFRAGRYSAVVLDLVLPNIFGRDVCKTIKSEQEDMPVIVVSAITDVADKVLLLELGADDYVTKPFSPRELMARVQAAMRRRQKTSAITTYSFGDCEIDFSKMTARRGGVSITLTAHEFKLLKYFVEHAERVLSRDVLLNEVWGYNSYPTTRTVDNQILKLRQKLEPESAEPRYLRTVYGAGYKFVP